Part of the Catalinimonas alkaloidigena genome, GCCCAAAGGCGTGGTGCTGATCATGGCTCCCTGGAATTACCCCTTCTACCTGCAACTCAGTCCTCTGGTGTCGGCCCTGGCGGCAGGCAACGCCGCCATATTGAAACCCTCGGAAATGACGCCCCACACGGCGGCGTTCATCCGGCAACTGATCGAAACCTTGTTTCCGCCGGAAGAAGTGGCCGTGGTGGAGGGGGGCAAAGACGTAGCCGAGGCGTTGCTGGCACTTCCGTTCGACCACATCTTTTTCACGGGCAGCCCGGAGGTGGGCAAAGTGGTGATGGCCGCGGCCGCCCAGCACCTGACGTCGGTCACGCTGGAGTTGGGAGGTAAGTCGCCGGTCGTGGTGGACGAGACGGCCGACGTGGCCGACGCAGCCCGGAAAATCGCCTGGGGCAAGTACATCAACGCGGGGCAGACCTGCATTGCGCCCGACTACCTGCTTGTGCACGAACACCAGCGGGTGCCGATGCTGGAGGCACTGCGGACCGCGTTCCGCCAGATGTACGACGAGGGAGGCTACGCCCGCATCATTAACGAACGGCATTTCCAGCGGCTCAAGACGTTGCTGGAGCAGGCGCAGGCGGCAGGAGCGGTGGTGGAGGAAGGCGGCACGATCGACGCAACCCAGCGCCTGATGGCCCCGACGGTGCTGACCGGCATGACGGAAGCCATGCGCCTGATGCAGGAAGAGATTTTCGGGCCGTTGCTGCCGGTCGTCTTTTTCCGCTCGCTCGAAGAGGCCGTGGCGTGTATCGAGCGACGCCCCAAACCGCTGTCGCTCTATATTTTCTCACGAAATGAACGCCACATCGACTACTTGTTGCATCACACCAGCGCCGGGGGGACGGCAATCAACGAAACCATCTTACACGTGGCCAACCCGCGTCTGCCGTTCGGGGGTGTCAACCACAGCGGCCTAGGCAAGTCGCACGGGCACTGGGGATTTCTGGCCTTCAGCAACGAACGGAGTGTGCTGCGGCAGCGAGTGGGACTTTCGACCGCTCAGCTAAGTTACCCGCCCTACACCTCGACCACCGAAAAGATCTCGTCCGGGCTTTTAAAATACGGTTAAATCATACAAAAGTGAGTCGCGGTACGGGTTGAACCCCCGAAACATTTACTTTTGCGCCGATGAAAATAGAAGGGGTGCTTACCCAGGTGCTGATCTGGCGCTTACGACACGTTTCCAACCGAAATTTCATCCTCATTCTGGGCAGTCTGATTGGGGTTTTGGCGGGAGTCGTGGCCGTCACCCTGAAGGCCGCCGTACACTTTGTGCAGGAAGCGCTCGAGCTGCGTTTCGGGTTTGCCCATTCATTCAATTTCCTTTTTCCGTTCGTCGGGTTGCTGATCACCTACCTGCTCAGTACCTACATTTTGCACGACCGTCCCGGCCACGGCATTACCGACATTCTGTTCAGCATTGCGCAGCGTTCCAGCATCATCGCGCGGACGCGCATGTACTCCCACATGATCATGAGTGTGTTTACCGTGGGGTTCGGCGGATCGGCCGGACTGGAGGCCCCGAGTGTTCTGACCGGCTCGGCGCTGGGGTCCAACATTGGGCGGCTGATGCACATCAATTCCAAGAAACGCACGCTGTTGATCGGGTGCGGGGCGGCGGGAGCCATCTCGGGTATTTTTAACGCGCCCGTCGCGGGCGTCATCTTCAGCATCGAAGTCATTCTGGCGGAAGTTTCGCTCGGTGCTTTCATTCCGCTGCTGCTGGCCTCCGTGTTTGCTTCGCTGGTGAACCACACGCTCGCCGATCCGTCCATTCAGTTCTACTTTCAGATCAACGAAGGGTTTGTGGTCGAGCATTTTCCGTTCTACTCGTTCATGGGCATTGCCTGCGGCTTTGTGGCGGTGATGTTCCGGCAGATCGTGACCCGTTCCGAAACGCTAATCACCCGGTTTACGCATCCGTTCGTACGCCTGCTGGTGGGTGCTTTGGGGCTCAGCGTCGTGGTGCTGGCATTTCCGGCGGTGTATGGGGAAGGATACGACATGATCTCGTCTTTACTGACGGGCGACATCAGTGTGCTGCACTTCGACACGTCGCTGTTCGGCCGTTGGGGCGACGCCTATCCCTGGCTGCTGGTGCTGTTTATGCTGCTGCTGATCATCATGAAGACGGTCGCTACGGGCCTGACGCTGGGGGCCGGGGGAAGCGGGGGGACGTTTGGCCCTTCGTTGGTCATTGGCGGGCTGACGGGTTTTTTCTTCTCGCGGCTGCTCAACTACGTCTGGGGCGAGGCACCGGTGCCGGAGGCGAACCTGATCATGACGGGCATGTGCGCGATGATGAGTGGCGTGCAGTATGCGCCGCTGACGGCCATCTTTATGATCGCCGAAGTGACGGGGGGCTACGCGCTGTTTGTACCGCTGATGATTGTCTCGGCGCTGGCCTACACCACGGCCAGTCTGTTCGAGCCGTATTCGATCTACACCAAACGGCTGATCGAGCGCGGGCAACTGCTGCGCCACGACAAAGACAAGCAGGTACTGAGCGTGATGAAAATCCGCAAACTGATCGAGAAAGACCTGTTGCCGGTGAACCGCGACTCGTCGCTGGGCGACATTCTGAAGCTGGTGACCCTTTCGAAGCGCAACATTTTTCCCGTGCTGGATGCCGAACGGCGGCTGGTGGGCATCATCACCCTCGACGATTTTCGGAAGATCATGTTCGATGAAGAAGCGCAGCGGACCGTCTTCGCCCGCGACCTGATGCATTCGCCGCCGGCCGAAGTGGGTTCCGACGAAAATATGGCGACGGTGATGGAAAAGTTTGAACGGACCGGAGCCTGGAACCTGCCGGTGATCGACGACGGCAAATACGTCGGCTTTTTGTCGAAGTCCCGCATTTTCAACGCCTACCGCGGGCAGCTCATCCGGCAGAACCGCGAATAGCCAATCTTTTCGCCGGAGCGTGCGTAACAAAAGCGTTATTCTACTTTTTGCCTCATCATGCAATCTTCCGATACCTCCTCTGTCGACTTCCAGCCTACGCGCGAAACGTACTATACCTTGTTCGGCATTTTGGTAGCGCTCTTTTTGGGTGCTCTCGACCAGACCATCGTCGCAACCGCGTTGCCCAGCATCGTGGCCGACCTGCGCGGCCTGGATCGGTACGCCTGGGTGGCGACCTCCTACCTGGTCGCCTCGACGGTGCTGGTGCCCATCTATGGCAAGCTAGCCGACATGTACAGCCGTCGGAAAATTGAACTGAGCGCCATTACCTTGTTTCTAACAGGATCGGTGCTGTGCGGACTGGCGGGCGAATTCGGGACGCTGCCTCTGCTGGGCGACGGTATGAACCAGCTCATCATCTTTCGCGCGATTCAGGGACTGGGCGGAGCCGGTCTGTTCGGCATGGCCTTCATCATCATCGCCGACCTGTTTCCGCCGGCGGTGCGCGGCAAATATCAGGGATACGTCGGCGCTACGTTCGGCATTTCGAGCGTGTTGGGGCCGTGGGTGGGCGGCTTGCTCACGGACTACGGCGGTGCGATTGTACCGGGCATTGCGGGATGGCGCTGGGTGTTTTACGTGAATCTACCGTTCGGCGCCCTGGCGCTGTGGTTCATCATCACCCGCATGCCGCCCCTGTTGCCCTCGGGCAAACGCCTGCGGTTCGATTACCTGTCGGCCCTATTTCTGGTGCTTGGGCTGGTGCCGCTGGTGCTGTTTGTGCAACTCGACGCGCGTCTGCTGGCCTGGACGTCGCCCTGGCGCTGGGCATTGCTGGCGGGTGCCGTAGCGGGGATGGGGCTGTTCTACGGACGATCGCGTCGGTCGCCTAATCCCATTCTGGAGTTTTCCTTGTTTCGCAATCCGGTGTTCGCGCGCTCCAACCTGGCGCTTTTCCTGTTGGGGGCCGCCTTTCTGGCGCTGGGCATTTTCCTGCCGCTGTTCATGGTCAACGTGTTGGGGGTGTCTGCCACCCGGGCGGGGGTGAGCCTCATTCCGCTTTCGCTGGGAGTGGTGAGCGGGTCGGTACTGTCGGGGCAACTGGTCTCCCGCTTTGGGCATTACCGCCGCTGGATGCTGATCGGCATTGCGCTGTTGGTGGTGGGGACGCTGTTGCTCTCGCAACTTACGCCCGACATTGCCTACTGGCGCGTCACGCTCTACATGCTGATCTGTGGCTTGGGCATCGGGCCTTCCATGCCGCTCTACACCCTGGCCATTCAGAATGCCGTCGAGCGGCCGCAGATCGGGCAGGCCACCAGCGCCAGTCAGTTTTTCCGGCAGATCGGCGGGGCCATCGGGACGGCGCTCATGGGCATGGTGCTGGCGACCACGCTGGCCAGTGCGGGGGTGATGGAAGGCGGTTTTTCCACCGAAAGCAATGCGCCGACAACGGCCGAGGCCCCTGCACCGGCTGAATCGCCTACTACGCCAGCATTTGTACAAGAAGCCTTCACCCGCGCCATCACACGCATCTACCTCTACGTAGCCTTCATTGTGGTGGCGGGTGGACTGGTCACCTTCACCATTCCCGAACTGGAATTGCGCAAGACGAATGCCGCTCCGGCGCGGTAAGTTGCTTTTTACGAAAGGATGTCCGACCTTTAAAAGAATCGGTTCGTATTGGCTAAGGTATTGTTTTGTAGAGAGTTAGCGTAAAAATGACGCTGGTAGTAATGGGCCGCAGAGGCGTTGCCGTTAGGGCGTAAGTTGTAAACCATTCATGTAATCAAGCTGTATTATGGAAGAACACGTATCTTCTTCGGAGGGAACCCTCGATCGGTTGGAGGACATGGAGCGCACCTTTCTGCACAGCCCAGAAGCCTTTCAGGAAGTGTTACACATGCTCGTGGAGCGTTTTCAGGCCCTGAAAGAAGAATTAGGGCATGTGGTTGCCACCCGCCACCATCAGGAACTTCTGTACAAAGTGCACCAGTTGAAAGGCTACCCGTTAGCCTACTCCAGCCAGATTTTCGCTGGGGTGTATGCGCAAATCTACCGTACCCCTCAACCGACGGAAGTCCAGTGGCAGGCGTGGGCACAGGTGATTCTGGACGAAATCAATGCGATTCAGGAAGCCGCGCGTCGCCGTATCGCCGAATACGAACAGTCCTGATTCCTCCTGTCCCTGTACAAGTTCTCACGGCAGAGCGAACTCTATTTATCCACAATTGCGGGATTTTTTCCACACGAAGCAACAAATCCCCACGTTCTGGCGTCACTCCACCACGTACGGTGCTACCCGGCGCCGAATCCTGTCCTGTCCGGACGCACTAACTCGGTCCGAGGCGAGTGGTATGGGCCGCGCTTATCCGAATTGGTAAACACATGGGTGCTCATGGCGGCTTGGCCCGCAGCGGGCGCACGTTCGAGTTGCTTTGCTATGGTACGAACCAACTATTTTCGCGAGACGGACTTTACCTATCGCAACCATCCTCACGAGTATCTGGAGATTCTGGACCTGATGCGTCAGAAATTCGAATCGGTTGAGGAACTGTGCCGTCAGGCATTTCAGAACCAGAACCGTACGCTGTTGCTCGCGACGCTCCAACCCCTGGTAGGGTATCCGCTGGCCCCCGCTAATTACATGATCGGCGGGCTTTGCCGCGAAATTCGGTCGGTAGCAGTGCCGGACCCACACACGTGGGCGTGCTGGCAGGAAGAAGTGATGCCGCTGCTGGAAGACGTGCGTAAAGAAACCACACAGAAGCTGGCGCAAAGCGGGCAGACGTGGTAAAGAAGGGTGAGCTTTTGCAGACAAACCTTACAGCAGATTTTCCAGGGATGGTGATGCGGCTTGTGCAAAGGTTTGCATTTGATGCCTAACCTCCTTATACTTGGTCTTCTCTTTCGGCTTTTGGTATTCTTTCCTGCCCACCAAGCCTGGTTACCGATGGAAATGCCCAATTTCTTTTCGCACACGGACGAAACATACGGTCAGCACCCTGAAATGTATGAAGTGATGTTGAGCTTGCTGGAAGACAAGTTCAGAACCACCAGCGAGCTGCTGGCCACCATTTTTCTGTCGCGCCACCGGGAAATGCTCTGGCGCGAACTGCACGAACTGCAGAGCTACCCCCTGCCCCCGGCACACGAGGTGTTTCGGCATTATTACTGGGAAGTGCGCGATACGCCCCTGCCCAGCTCCCTGGACTGGCAACGCTGGCAGGAAGTGCTCGCCCCCCTGGTGCGTCAGTTACACGTTGCTACTCTACAAAAGCAGGCCCGGCTTGAATTAGTTTTGAAAAAGGTGTGAAATCTCCGACAAACCTACGTAACATTGCCCATTAAACTC contains:
- a CDS encoding chloride channel protein, which produces MKIEGVLTQVLIWRLRHVSNRNFILILGSLIGVLAGVVAVTLKAAVHFVQEALELRFGFAHSFNFLFPFVGLLITYLLSTYILHDRPGHGITDILFSIAQRSSIIARTRMYSHMIMSVFTVGFGGSAGLEAPSVLTGSALGSNIGRLMHINSKKRTLLIGCGAAGAISGIFNAPVAGVIFSIEVILAEVSLGAFIPLLLASVFASLVNHTLADPSIQFYFQINEGFVVEHFPFYSFMGIACGFVAVMFRQIVTRSETLITRFTHPFVRLLVGALGLSVVVLAFPAVYGEGYDMISSLLTGDISVLHFDTSLFGRWGDAYPWLLVLFMLLLIIMKTVATGLTLGAGGSGGTFGPSLVIGGLTGFFFSRLLNYVWGEAPVPEANLIMTGMCAMMSGVQYAPLTAIFMIAEVTGGYALFVPLMIVSALAYTTASLFEPYSIYTKRLIERGQLLRHDKDKQVLSVMKIRKLIEKDLLPVNRDSSLGDILKLVTLSKRNIFPVLDAERRLVGIITLDDFRKIMFDEEAQRTVFARDLMHSPPAEVGSDENMATVMEKFERTGAWNLPVIDDGKYVGFLSKSRIFNAYRGQLIRQNRE
- a CDS encoding aldehyde dehydrogenase family protein is translated as MDLASPHARLPILFQEQQQHKAHLRQTTASARITQLKRLRKAVYEQRYALRRALQADFGKPGVETDFTEIFPLLKEIDHVVRHLKDWMEPHKVSTPLALIGSRAFVQYEPKGVVLIMAPWNYPFYLQLSPLVSALAAGNAAILKPSEMTPHTAAFIRQLIETLFPPEEVAVVEGGKDVAEALLALPFDHIFFTGSPEVGKVVMAAAAQHLTSVTLELGGKSPVVVDETADVADAARKIAWGKYINAGQTCIAPDYLLVHEHQRVPMLEALRTAFRQMYDEGGYARIINERHFQRLKTLLEQAQAAGAVVEEGGTIDATQRLMAPTVLTGMTEAMRLMQEEIFGPLLPVVFFRSLEEAVACIERRPKPLSLYIFSRNERHIDYLLHHTSAGGTAINETILHVANPRLPFGGVNHSGLGKSHGHWGFLAFSNERSVLRQRVGLSTAQLSYPPYTSTTEKISSGLLKYG
- a CDS encoding MDR family MFS transporter is translated as MQSSDTSSVDFQPTRETYYTLFGILVALFLGALDQTIVATALPSIVADLRGLDRYAWVATSYLVASTVLVPIYGKLADMYSRRKIELSAITLFLTGSVLCGLAGEFGTLPLLGDGMNQLIIFRAIQGLGGAGLFGMAFIIIADLFPPAVRGKYQGYVGATFGISSVLGPWVGGLLTDYGGAIVPGIAGWRWVFYVNLPFGALALWFIITRMPPLLPSGKRLRFDYLSALFLVLGLVPLVLFVQLDARLLAWTSPWRWALLAGAVAGMGLFYGRSRRSPNPILEFSLFRNPVFARSNLALFLLGAAFLALGIFLPLFMVNVLGVSATRAGVSLIPLSLGVVSGSVLSGQLVSRFGHYRRWMLIGIALLVVGTLLLSQLTPDIAYWRVTLYMLICGLGIGPSMPLYTLAIQNAVERPQIGQATSASQFFRQIGGAIGTALMGMVLATTLASAGVMEGGFSTESNAPTTAEAPAPAESPTTPAFVQEAFTRAITRIYLYVAFIVVAGGLVTFTIPELELRKTNAAPAR